A window of Onychostoma macrolepis isolate SWU-2019 chromosome 01, ASM1243209v1, whole genome shotgun sequence contains these coding sequences:
- the LOC131549760 gene encoding B-cell receptor CD22-like isoform X3, producing the protein MIVNFCSHCITSSLKNEAKIRHFTLVMSVRMAPPLPLIFLLMIHNVFSENGLGVSYSHSHICALKNSSVIMNCNYTYPTGHQIMKLFWTKNPVQGVEPPDLSEDPEYSQRLQYLGDKQHNCTIRLSHVTHKDEHEYCFRFITDKTVKWLGHPGVTLTVTDLQVESPERVTEGDSVRLTCKSSCALTDGATFIWYRNSQPLTERRDRNNQLLLQSVRREDAGRYSCALHGHTYISPAVYLSVTYPPKSVSVSINGSAEIVEGDSVTLSCSSDSNPPAEISWFKGGTTVGSGRIYSISNISSDRSGEYKCKSINEHGQKYSAAVTLNVMYPPKSVSVSINGSGEIVEGDSVTLICSSDSNPPALNFSWFKENQSSAVGSGQSFSALQSGRFYCEAHNQHGSQRSDAVTVTVHGRKFLYAVAGVTGGLGGLIFIFIIVLLMRKKQRPNHIAQKQDDLYVNVSAHDGSLSESDAVNKNDALYSLITLNNFSHNQTEGKASDSEETEEIQYVTVLHHRNKEMNQPEETESQYDNIRKYQTDATRRSSDQMVEDQSVIYSTVK; encoded by the exons ATGATTGTAAACTTCTGTTCTCACTGTATCACTTCATCCCTGAAAAACG AAGCTAAAATAAGGCACTTTACATTGGTGATGTCCGTCAGAATggctcctcctcttcctctgatCTTTCTGCTCATGATTCACA atgTTTTCAGTGAAAATGGTTTGGGTGTGAGTTACAGTCATTCACACATCTGTGCACTAAAGAACTCATCAGTGATAATGAACTGCAATTATACATACCCTACTGGACATCAGATCATGAAATTGTTCTGGACCAAAAACCCTGTACAGGGTGTAGAGCCTCCAGATCTGTCTGAGGACCCTGAATACAGTCAGAGGCTTCAGTATCTGGGAGATAAACAGCATAACTGCACCATCAGACTGAGTCATGTGACACATAAAGATGAACACGAGTACTGTTTCAGATTCATCACGGATAAAACTGTGAAATGGCTTGGTCATCCAGGAGTGACTCTTACTGTCACAG aTCTTCAGGTGGAGTCTCCTGAGAGAGTGACAGAGGGAGATTCAGTCCGTCTGACATGTAAAAGCAGCTGCGCTCTGACTGACGGAGCAACATTCATCTGGTACAGAAACTCACAGCCATTAACTGAGAGAAGAGACAGAAACAATCAACTCCTGCTGCAGTCAGTCAGAAGAGAGGATGCAGGCAGATATAGCTGTGCTCTACATGGACACACTTACATCTCTCCTGCTGTTTATCTCAGTGTCACGT aTCCTCCAAAGAGTGTCTCAGTGTCTATAAATGGATCTGCTGAAATagtggagggagattcagtgacTCTGAGCTGCAGCAGTGATTCAAACCCACCTGCAGAAATCAGCTGGTTTAAAGGAGGAACAACTGTAGGATCTGGAAGAATCTACAGCATCTCAAACATCAGCTCTGATCGCAGTGGAGAATACAAGTGCAAGTCTATTAATGAACATGGACAGAAATACTCTGctgctgtgactttaaatgtCATGT ATCCTCCAAAGAGTGTCTCAGTGTCTATAAATGGATCTGGTGAAATagtggagggagattcagtgacTCTGATCTGCAGCAGTGATTCAAACCCACCTGCTCTGAACTTCAGCTGGTTTAAGGAGAATCAAAGCTCAGCTGTTGGATCTGGACAGAGTTTCAGTGCTCTACAGAGTGGACGCTTCTACTGTGAGGCTCACAATCAACATGGATCTCAGAGATCAGACGCTGTTACTGTCACTGTACATG GAAGGAAGTTCCTGTATGCAGTTGCTGGAGTCACTGGTGGATTGGGAGgtttaatcttcattttcatCATTGTGTTGCTCAT GAGGAAAAAACAGAGACCTAATCACATCGCACAAAAGCAG GATGATCTTTATGTCAACGTATCAGCTCACGATGGGTCTCTGTCTGAATCTGATGCCGTGAATAAAAACGATGCGCTGTATTCCTTAATTACTCTCAACAATTTCAGTCACAATCAGACTGAAGGAAAAGCATCTGATTCTGAAGAAACAGAAGAGATCCAGTATGTAACTGTCCTGCATCACAGAAACAAAGAGATGAACCAACCGGAAGAGACGGAAAGCCAGTACGACAACATTAGAAAATACCAGACTGATGCTACCAGGAG ATCTTCTGATCAGATGGTGGAGGATCAATCAGTGATTTACAGCACAGTCAAATAA
- the LOC131549760 gene encoding B-cell receptor CD22-like isoform X2, whose translation MDFMRFIFTEAKIRHFTLVMSVRMAPPLPLIFLLMIHNVFSENGLGVSYSHSHICALKNSSVIMNCNYTYPTGHQIMKLFWTKNPVQGVEPPDLSEDPEYSQRLQYLGDKQHNCTIRLSHVTHKDEHEYCFRFITDKTVKWLGHPGVTLTVTDLQVESPERVTEGDSVRLTCKSSCALTDGATFIWYRNSQPLTERRDRNNQLLLQSVRREDAGRYSCALHGHTYISPAVYLSVTYPPKKTSVIVNPSGEIVEGDSVTLNCSSDSNPPAEISWFKGGTTVGSGRIYSISNISSDHSGEYKCKSRYEDIDKYSDAVTLNVMYPPKSVSVSINGSAEIVEGDSVTLSCSSDSNPPAEISWFKGGTTVGSGRIYSISNISSDRSGEYKCKSINEHGQKYSAAVTLNVMYPPKSVSVSINGSGEIVEGDSVTLICSSDSNPPALNFSWFKENQSSAVGSGQSFSALQSGRFYCEAHNQHGSQRSDAVTVTVHGRKFLYAVAGVTGGLGGLIFIFIIVLLMRKKQRPNHIAQKQDDLYVNVSAHDGSLSESDAVNKNDALYSLITLNNFSHNQTEGKASDSEETEEIQYVTVLHHRNKEMNQPEETESQYDNIRKYQTDATRRSSDQMVEDQSVIYSTVK comes from the exons ATGGATTTCATGAGATTCATCTTCACAGAAGCTAAAATAAGGCACTTTACATTGGTGATGTCCGTCAGAATggctcctcctcttcctctgatCTTTCTGCTCATGATTCACA atgTTTTCAGTGAAAATGGTTTGGGTGTGAGTTACAGTCATTCACACATCTGTGCACTAAAGAACTCATCAGTGATAATGAACTGCAATTATACATACCCTACTGGACATCAGATCATGAAATTGTTCTGGACCAAAAACCCTGTACAGGGTGTAGAGCCTCCAGATCTGTCTGAGGACCCTGAATACAGTCAGAGGCTTCAGTATCTGGGAGATAAACAGCATAACTGCACCATCAGACTGAGTCATGTGACACATAAAGATGAACACGAGTACTGTTTCAGATTCATCACGGATAAAACTGTGAAATGGCTTGGTCATCCAGGAGTGACTCTTACTGTCACAG aTCTTCAGGTGGAGTCTCCTGAGAGAGTGACAGAGGGAGATTCAGTCCGTCTGACATGTAAAAGCAGCTGCGCTCTGACTGACGGAGCAACATTCATCTGGTACAGAAACTCACAGCCATTAACTGAGAGAAGAGACAGAAACAATCAACTCCTGCTGCAGTCAGTCAGAAGAGAGGATGCAGGCAGATATAGCTGTGCTCTACATGGACACACTTACATCTCTCCTGCTGTTTATCTCAGTGTCACGT ACCCTCCAAAGAAAACTTCTGTAATAGTAAATCCATCTGGTGAAATagtggagggagattcagtgacTCTGAACTGCAGCAGTGATTCAAACCCACCTGCAGAAATCAGCTGGTTTAAAGGAGGAACAACTGTAGGATCTGGAAGAATCTACAGCATCTCAAACATCAGCTCTGATCACAGTGGAGAATACAAGTGCAAGTCCAGATATGAAGATATAGATAAATACTCTGATGCTGTGACTTTAAACGTCATGT aTCCTCCAAAGAGTGTCTCAGTGTCTATAAATGGATCTGCTGAAATagtggagggagattcagtgacTCTGAGCTGCAGCAGTGATTCAAACCCACCTGCAGAAATCAGCTGGTTTAAAGGAGGAACAACTGTAGGATCTGGAAGAATCTACAGCATCTCAAACATCAGCTCTGATCGCAGTGGAGAATACAAGTGCAAGTCTATTAATGAACATGGACAGAAATACTCTGctgctgtgactttaaatgtCATGT ATCCTCCAAAGAGTGTCTCAGTGTCTATAAATGGATCTGGTGAAATagtggagggagattcagtgacTCTGATCTGCAGCAGTGATTCAAACCCACCTGCTCTGAACTTCAGCTGGTTTAAGGAGAATCAAAGCTCAGCTGTTGGATCTGGACAGAGTTTCAGTGCTCTACAGAGTGGACGCTTCTACTGTGAGGCTCACAATCAACATGGATCTCAGAGATCAGACGCTGTTACTGTCACTGTACATG GAAGGAAGTTCCTGTATGCAGTTGCTGGAGTCACTGGTGGATTGGGAGgtttaatcttcattttcatCATTGTGTTGCTCAT GAGGAAAAAACAGAGACCTAATCACATCGCACAAAAGCAG GATGATCTTTATGTCAACGTATCAGCTCACGATGGGTCTCTGTCTGAATCTGATGCCGTGAATAAAAACGATGCGCTGTATTCCTTAATTACTCTCAACAATTTCAGTCACAATCAGACTGAAGGAAAAGCATCTGATTCTGAAGAAACAGAAGAGATCCAGTATGTAACTGTCCTGCATCACAGAAACAAAGAGATGAACCAACCGGAAGAGACGGAAAGCCAGTACGACAACATTAGAAAATACCAGACTGATGCTACCAGGAG ATCTTCTGATCAGATGGTGGAGGATCAATCAGTGATTTACAGCACAGTCAAATAA
- the LOC131549760 gene encoding B-cell receptor CD22-like isoform X1 — MIVNFCSHCITSSLKNEAKIRHFTLVMSVRMAPPLPLIFLLMIHNVFSENGLGVSYSHSHICALKNSSVIMNCNYTYPTGHQIMKLFWTKNPVQGVEPPDLSEDPEYSQRLQYLGDKQHNCTIRLSHVTHKDEHEYCFRFITDKTVKWLGHPGVTLTVTDLQVESPERVTEGDSVRLTCKSSCALTDGATFIWYRNSQPLTERRDRNNQLLLQSVRREDAGRYSCALHGHTYISPAVYLSVTYPPKKTSVIVNPSGEIVEGDSVTLNCSSDSNPPAEISWFKGGTTVGSGRIYSISNISSDHSGEYKCKSRYEDIDKYSDAVTLNVMYPPKSVSVSINGSAEIVEGDSVTLSCSSDSNPPAEISWFKGGTTVGSGRIYSISNISSDRSGEYKCKSINEHGQKYSAAVTLNVMYPPKSVSVSINGSGEIVEGDSVTLICSSDSNPPALNFSWFKENQSSAVGSGQSFSALQSGRFYCEAHNQHGSQRSDAVTVTVHGRKFLYAVAGVTGGLGGLIFIFIIVLLMRKKQRPNHIAQKQDDLYVNVSAHDGSLSESDAVNKNDALYSLITLNNFSHNQTEGKASDSEETEEIQYVTVLHHRNKEMNQPEETESQYDNIRKYQTDATRRSSDQMVEDQSVIYSTVK, encoded by the exons ATGATTGTAAACTTCTGTTCTCACTGTATCACTTCATCCCTGAAAAACG AAGCTAAAATAAGGCACTTTACATTGGTGATGTCCGTCAGAATggctcctcctcttcctctgatCTTTCTGCTCATGATTCACA atgTTTTCAGTGAAAATGGTTTGGGTGTGAGTTACAGTCATTCACACATCTGTGCACTAAAGAACTCATCAGTGATAATGAACTGCAATTATACATACCCTACTGGACATCAGATCATGAAATTGTTCTGGACCAAAAACCCTGTACAGGGTGTAGAGCCTCCAGATCTGTCTGAGGACCCTGAATACAGTCAGAGGCTTCAGTATCTGGGAGATAAACAGCATAACTGCACCATCAGACTGAGTCATGTGACACATAAAGATGAACACGAGTACTGTTTCAGATTCATCACGGATAAAACTGTGAAATGGCTTGGTCATCCAGGAGTGACTCTTACTGTCACAG aTCTTCAGGTGGAGTCTCCTGAGAGAGTGACAGAGGGAGATTCAGTCCGTCTGACATGTAAAAGCAGCTGCGCTCTGACTGACGGAGCAACATTCATCTGGTACAGAAACTCACAGCCATTAACTGAGAGAAGAGACAGAAACAATCAACTCCTGCTGCAGTCAGTCAGAAGAGAGGATGCAGGCAGATATAGCTGTGCTCTACATGGACACACTTACATCTCTCCTGCTGTTTATCTCAGTGTCACGT ACCCTCCAAAGAAAACTTCTGTAATAGTAAATCCATCTGGTGAAATagtggagggagattcagtgacTCTGAACTGCAGCAGTGATTCAAACCCACCTGCAGAAATCAGCTGGTTTAAAGGAGGAACAACTGTAGGATCTGGAAGAATCTACAGCATCTCAAACATCAGCTCTGATCACAGTGGAGAATACAAGTGCAAGTCCAGATATGAAGATATAGATAAATACTCTGATGCTGTGACTTTAAACGTCATGT aTCCTCCAAAGAGTGTCTCAGTGTCTATAAATGGATCTGCTGAAATagtggagggagattcagtgacTCTGAGCTGCAGCAGTGATTCAAACCCACCTGCAGAAATCAGCTGGTTTAAAGGAGGAACAACTGTAGGATCTGGAAGAATCTACAGCATCTCAAACATCAGCTCTGATCGCAGTGGAGAATACAAGTGCAAGTCTATTAATGAACATGGACAGAAATACTCTGctgctgtgactttaaatgtCATGT ATCCTCCAAAGAGTGTCTCAGTGTCTATAAATGGATCTGGTGAAATagtggagggagattcagtgacTCTGATCTGCAGCAGTGATTCAAACCCACCTGCTCTGAACTTCAGCTGGTTTAAGGAGAATCAAAGCTCAGCTGTTGGATCTGGACAGAGTTTCAGTGCTCTACAGAGTGGACGCTTCTACTGTGAGGCTCACAATCAACATGGATCTCAGAGATCAGACGCTGTTACTGTCACTGTACATG GAAGGAAGTTCCTGTATGCAGTTGCTGGAGTCACTGGTGGATTGGGAGgtttaatcttcattttcatCATTGTGTTGCTCAT GAGGAAAAAACAGAGACCTAATCACATCGCACAAAAGCAG GATGATCTTTATGTCAACGTATCAGCTCACGATGGGTCTCTGTCTGAATCTGATGCCGTGAATAAAAACGATGCGCTGTATTCCTTAATTACTCTCAACAATTTCAGTCACAATCAGACTGAAGGAAAAGCATCTGATTCTGAAGAAACAGAAGAGATCCAGTATGTAACTGTCCTGCATCACAGAAACAAAGAGATGAACCAACCGGAAGAGACGGAAAGCCAGTACGACAACATTAGAAAATACCAGACTGATGCTACCAGGAG ATCTTCTGATCAGATGGTGGAGGATCAATCAGTGATTTACAGCACAGTCAAATAA